One genomic window of Acomys russatus chromosome 29, mAcoRus1.1, whole genome shotgun sequence includes the following:
- the Cnr2 gene encoding cannabinoid receptor 2 produces MEGCLEMEGTNGSEGGLEFNPMKDYMILSDAQKIAVAVLCTLMGLLSALENLAVLYLILTSQRLRRKPSYLFIGSLAGADFLASVIFACNFIIFHVFHGVDSKAVFLLKIGSVTMTFTASVGSLLLTAVDRYLCLCYPPTYKALVTRGRALVALCVMWVLSALISYLPLMGWTCCPSPCSELFPLIPNDYLLGWLLFVAILFSGIIYTYGYVLWKAHQHVASLAEHQDVQVPGIARMRLDVRLAKTLGLVLAVLLICWFPALALMGHSLVTTLSDQVKEAFAFCSILCLVNSMVNPVIYALRSGEIRSAAQHCLGGWKKYLRGLGSEGKEDGPRSSVTETEADVKTTMGSGARTPDCSNC; encoded by the coding sequence ATGGAGGGCTGCCTGGAGATGGAGGGGACCAACGGTTCAGAGGGTGGCTTGGAATTCAACCCTATGAAGGATTACATGATCCTGAGCGATGCCCAGAAGATTGCTGTGGCAGTGCTGTGTACCCTGATGGGCCTGCTGAGCGCCCTGGAGAACCTGGCCGTGCTCTATCTTATCCTGACCTCCCAGCGGCTCCGCAGGAAGCCCTCGTACCTGTTCATTGGCAGCTTGGCCGGAGCCGACTTCCTGGCCAGCGTGATCTTTGCCTGCAACTTCATCATTTTCCATGTCTTCCACGGTGTTGATTCCAAGGCTGTCTTCCTGCTGAAGATCGGCAGTGTGACCATGACCTTCACGGCTTCCGTGGGCAGCCTGCTGCTGACCGCCGTTGACCGATACCTATGTCTGTGCTACCCACCTACCTACAAAGCTCTGGTCACCCGTGGGAGGGCACTGGTGGCCCTCTGTGTCATGTGGGTCCTCTCCGCATTGATCTCCTACCTGCCGCTCATGGGATGGACTTGTTGTCCTAGTCCCTGCTCTGAGCTTTTCCCGCTGATCCCCAATGACTACCTGCTGGGCTGGCTCCTGTTCGTGGCCATCCTCTTCTCTGGCATCATCTACACCTATGGGTATGTTCTCTGGAAAGCCCACCAGCACGTAGCCAGCTTGGCCGAGCACCAGGATGTGCAGGTGCCTGGGATAGCTCGCATGCGGCTAGACGTGAGGTTGGCCAAGACCCTGGGGCTGGTGCTGGCTGTTTTGCTCATCTGCTGGTTCCCCGCACTGGCTCTCATGGGCCATAGCCTAGTCACCACGCTGAGCGACCAGGTCAAGGAGGCCTTCGCCTTCTGTTCCATACTGTGCCTGGTTAATTCTATGGTCAACCCTGTCATTTATGCCCTTCGGAGTGGGGAGATCCGCTCTGCCGCCCAGCACTGCCTGGGAGGCTGGAAGAAGTATCTGCGGGGCCTCGGGTCCGAGGGGAAAGAAGACGGCCCGAGGTCCTCAGTTACAGAGACAGAGGCTGATGTGAAAACTACCATGGGGTCAGGGGCCAGAACTCCAGATTGCTCCAATTGCTGA